Proteins found in one Crassostrea angulata isolate pt1a10 chromosome 3, ASM2561291v2, whole genome shotgun sequence genomic segment:
- the LOC128177560 gene encoding ras-related protein Rab-1A-like produces MDSDYVFKILLIGDSGVGKSSLMLNFTDECFTETYISTIGVDFKIRTLEVDGKTVRLQIWDTAGQERFKTITTAYYRNANGILIIYDITDKDSFKNVSKWLEDIDHYSNEKVYKVLVGNKADLHPKRAVDYAEAKNFADTHNISLMETSAKTSNNVEQLFATLASDLKHASENGHIKDDTPTITINAGGSHKKQGCFCS; encoded by the exons ATGGACAG TGATTATGTATTCAAGATTTTGCTCATTGGCGATTCCGGAGTAGGTAAATCGAGTTTGATGCTAAATTTTACG GATGAATGTTTCACTGAGACATATATAAGTACAATCGGCGTAGATTTT AAAATCCGGACACTAGAAGTTGACGGGAAAACGGTGCGTCTACAAATT TGGGATACTGCAGGCCAGGAAAGATTCAAAACCATTACAACAGCTTACTACAGAAACGCCAATGGAATCTTGATAATCTACGACATCACTGACAAA GATTCTTTCAAAAACGTCTCCAAATGGCTGGAAGATATTGATCATTACTCCAATGAAAAGGTTTACAAAGTTTTGGTGGGAAACAAAGCCGATTTACACCCAAAGAGAGCGGTAGATTACGCCGAAGCTAAG AACTTTGCAGATACACACAACATTTCTTTAATGGAAACAAGTGCCAAAACTTCCAACAATGTGGAACAACTATTTGCGACTCTAGCGTCTGACCTCAAGCATGCCAGTGAAAATGGCCACATAAAGGATGACACGCCCACCATAACAATCAATGCAGGGGGTTCTCACAAAAAGCAAGGATGCTTCTGTAGTTAA
- the LOC128177557 gene encoding uncharacterized protein LOC128177557 translates to MADRIQCRSRRSTESLSAIIEDSISKTLQANEDIDNNEKQRIFDRFKEIYSGCIKSNVVIDGQRWDEACGDETAEFKPIDIEKKNYLNTTLVELVYDSTLEVCGRRKKYPPKLTINCRKILEAKTVQCVKTKIQLPGVKVCSHTTENGQKNSLTIEKLADSCKELTSQIKSVPDVVVKTERLKKSTDMFKNHKMTLPNGVLLNDSIVCPHEDTSLRSKLLLQLQ, encoded by the exons atggcgGACCGTATTCAGTGTAGAAGTCGAAGATCAACGGAAAGTCTGTCAGCTATTATCGAAGATAGCATATCCAAAACATTACAAGCAAACGAAGATATTGATAACAACGAAAAACAGCGAATATTTGACAGGTTCAAAGAG ATATATTCTGGGTGTATCAAAAGCAACGTTGTGATTGACGGACAGAGATGGGATGAAGCATGTGGAGATGAAACTGCAG aATTCAAGCCAATTGATATTGAGAAAAAGAACTACCTAAACACAACTTTAGTTGAGTTAGTGTATGATTCCACCTTGGAAGTTTGTGGCCGACGGAAAAAATATCCTCCAAAGCTCACAATCAATTGTAGAAAAATTTTGGAAGCAAAAACGGTCCAATgt GTAAagacaaaaattcagctccctGGTGTTAAAGTGTGTTCACATACAACTGAGAATGGGCAGAAGAATTCTCTGACAATAGAAAAACTAGCTGACTCCTGCAAGGAACTGACTTCACAAATTAAG TCTGTTCCAGATGTAGTGGTTAAGACAGAAAGACTGAAGAAATCAACAGATATGTTTAAAAACCACAAAATGACTTTGCCAAATGGTGTCTTGTTGAATGACAGCATAGTTTGCCCGCATGAAGACACTTCCCTGCGAAGCAAGCTTCTCTTACAGCTTCAGTAG